The Malus domestica chromosome 17, GDT2T_hap1 genome contains the following window.
TTCCCTACCATTTCATCTTCCTCTCATTTTTTTGTCCACCCACTGCATCCTTcccctctcttctttctctgccATTTCACCAcattctctcattttttttgtcCGCCCACTGCATCCCtcctctctcatttttctctgcCATTTTATTTGTGCCACTGTCTCTTTCCCCTTTCCTTTTTCTAGGTTcaatttttctgggttttctggTTGTGGGAAGCAGGGAAGAAGGAGATGTGAAGGGCAAAGCGGAGCAGAGGTGGCAATGGAAGAGGTTAAGGAGGATAGAGCCCGAAGTCCTTGCCGTAAAAAATTGAGGTCTAGGAAGAAGGAGCCCAATCGGTGGGCACGACTGATGAGCTTGGTATGAGCAGGACGCGACCGACAGAGCTCCTGAGTTCTCCAATTAAAGTTCGAATCAATGTCTCTTTGTTCATGATTCAGGGTTGGGGatgaagagagagggagagaacgtGAGCAGAGAAAAGAGTAGGGGACGCGAGCAGAGGGCGACGAAGGGattagctagtcccatggttcCCGATGTCTCTCGCTAAGACCGTCTAGCACGGTCCTTAGTCGAGGCAAGTCCGGTTTACTCCCACTAAAGCTAGTCCCGTGAAGTAACAAACATGGGACTGGACTAACTATTACTCTAGTCCAGTCCAATGAGGGCTAGTGAAGGGAAACAAACACAGCCCTATGGTTTGGCCAGCCatctagagagaaagagaaagtttGTGTTCTTTCATATTTCCTCAAAGAAACTTTAATGAAGTAAAgactataaagttgcttttatacctTCCTTCATTTGAGTGGCATACTTGTAATAAGTTCAAAACCACTATCTCTCTTAGCAAGGCTGGCCTCCCTTTGTTTAGTAGGTTAATTGCCCATTGTGTTTTAGTTGTAACATAACTTCAActtaatgggccttgtggaccaaaaccacTTTGGGCTCCGGAACCCGAAACTAATTTAAGGCCCTATACAAACCTTTTGTATgatttaattaacatattaattaatcttttcCATATACAATTAAAgtatttaattgtccttactcatcttcgtTATATCCTTCAATCATTACTTTAcactaggggtggttcggtatgggataccgaacCGAAACCTGTGTCCCGATTCCTAAACCGAAATTTTTGGGAATCCCAAATCTAATACTGATCCCAAACCAATTTTTTGGGAATCCCAATTTTTGGGAATCCTGAAATAATTTCGAaatgattttgggcttttggactaaaatcgggaatcccgaaatgattttgggcttttggactaaaatttAACATACTATGttttgggctaaaattcaaCCTTTTATATTGGGCAGCCAATCTGTTGCAAACTAAATTTTCTTAATAAATTTCATAGGCCATTATAAGTTACAAGTATACAACCAAACCAATCTAttgcaataaaaataaatttaatctgTAACTTACAATTTAATATGTGCACAGATTAAATTTCATGGAGGACCTGAGCATCAAAATTCCCATTAGTCATTAGCGTGCATTTCACTCATCCTTCCCCGCTTTATCTGTCCTAGTCATTTACAATGCCAAATGCCAAACTTTTTTGCGTTTCCCAtgcacacacagacacacatatatacattcaCACCCAGAAGGATAAATCATACACAATTTATATGcaacggttgagattaaatctcaacagAATTCAACGgctattaaaattctaaatatatatttaaaaattaaataatatatatatttttcggttcggtttgggattaccaaaatcccaaaaacttGAGGCCAattcccgtaccgaaatttcgggaTCGGTTCGGTATTGGGTACCGAAATTTTTGGGAATTTCGGTTTAGGATTTTTTCGTTTCGGTTTCAGGAATTTTTCAattcggtttgggatttttttccaaccctactttacacggtgtgcgatccattaggttccttttagcgaggtagtgggcgattaaaaatcttactaatcaattgtgaattgaaacttactttcaattctccctttgatgttTATACATCTTCGAGGCttctcacaagccatgagtgacacctaacaTTATGTCAtgactacccaagctaatcaaaagaggtttggagaacctattcaccttgggattacaaatgcaatacggtctttctctaatttaatactcttgatcacattgtttggtttgatactttattcatgtctattatccaaAGTAGTTCTATTTTTCTATacgattaccttgaatgtgatttggaaagGCTTCTAAAATCTCATTcgtactctggccagagattcttaatcatataatAGAGTATTTTCCCTcaatggtttgaaggttagagatcttttgttgcacattcacatgCCCCATGATTAAGTGGCTTACTATGTCGTGAACACTCTCAAATAGAATGTCTTTAACACAGTAAAAAactaaggacctaaccacacgACAACTATAATGTATCATGTCAAAGGATTTGCATTATCTCAatcatgagttctcatgtgacatgagtatgagaactccttgttgatcgtgttcaatggactcattctccattgagcacctacatacttgtcttggtgtcaatcacactaATGACTCAAGAACAACAACTCTCTTgggagagaagacatagcatgtactgatctatCCGGATCGTTAATGCCCAATTTGCAATCCTATGtcaagaacgtttaggatatgtgtaCAAGGGAATGGTCTCctaaatctaacttctttagatcacattctcctaattacgtATTCCTTAGACTTATCGTTTCAGTATATAACATTTAACGAGacaactttaaacaataatctttaccCAATTAACCTAGTTTAGTTTacatgtgaaatgtttgtaAAGATTCCAACATCTTTGATCTGAACTTGTAGCTCTGCATATAGatctttagaaaaaaaaatcatttcaagCTTCTCAATCTATTAATGTTCAATTATGGATATTTCATCATTTAGCTGGATTCATAATTTTCATCTCATCTTAGTCTCATTCACATCATTGATGCCACAAGAGCAGAGCTAAAGTTCAAGTTGCCACAACAGGGAAGACTAAGATTAATTTGAAGAAATACAAGCCGAGAAGGTGCTTCTTTAGTTTAGTCTAGAATTTGAGGTTGTATTATTTGTATATGAACTTGTTGTTTTTCAGTTGATGGAGCTCTTAGAGTTCTCTCGATTTTTTACCCAGTGAAGGGTTTTTCGGGCACAAATATTCATGCGTGATTAAGTTATGCGTGAaccttaaccaaaaaaaaaaaaaaagtgaaaagacAATTCTTTCTCATaagtaataatgtaatttccaataaatcaaaattttctgttttgtttcttttattacTCACATGTCAGACTATGCTATGATGACGTGAGATtgcacataattttttttattttaaataaatgatAGTATTTACACTAAAAGGTGAGAATTTAACTAAATCTTACAATAAATTTGCCTTAATAATATAACTCAATTTCATTTTTATCAAGAATCGAGTGTCTCAATTCTAAATAATGATTAATAAATTTTTTGTGTTAACGGGTAATTTAGACAACAAGACgatctctttttcttttgtgttacTGTTCTACCATACAATCTCCCCTCTCTTCTTCTCGCTCAAGAATCTGATCGAACGACTATACAGACCCGTTCATCTCACTCTTTGCGTCGTCCTCATCGACAATTCCCGCGACCCTTTGTTCCAGCTTTGGAGAAGAACAACTGCTCAAAGACCCAACTTTGAAACTGCAACTTGATACGTTTCGAGTTCATCCTTTCGTCTTCTGCTCTCACGGTACTCCACGACGTTTTTCGTTTCTGgattttggtctttgtttaaAATTGAGAACTAACGTGTGGGTGTAGTTGAATTTTGAGAAATGAGTTGTGGGATGATTGGAAATGGATTTGGTTTGTGGGGTTTCTTGATTCCTATCTGAGAATGAGAATTCAAAGTTCATGTTTTTTTGTCTGTAATTTTGGATTTCTGGTGTATTTGGATGTGTTTTCAGCTTAATTGAATGATTAGTTACTTTACCTGGGTTTATAGAGTTTTTAAGGATAGCTGAGAAGATGATGTTGTGAATTGGTGCTTTGGTTCTTGTTGTTTTGGCTTCTAGGGAGTTAGAACTGTTATCTAAGTTATGCATATGCTTTGTTAGGCTCAGTGGACCAGATTTTTTCGTTTCTTTAGGGGGAACAAATCCTAAGTGGTATGAGCAACCAAGGGTTCAGCTAAACTAATTATGAAGTCTCGAGGGTTTCGTAATTCTACGTGCACTGATAGCCGTGGATTTTATGTGCCTTTGTACACTCTTGTATTGGTTATAATATAGTTACGAtgtgtgaaaaatataaatagaaGATTTCATGCTATATGTTGATTCATACCTTATGAAATGTAAACCTCAACTTGGTGGCTACTAGTGTTGTAAGGTTTGCTACGTTCTAGGTTGTGAATGAATGgagtttataattttttttggttatattgttgtgtgaaattattttgttttctaattTATTCATTTAGACAATTGTAAAAAGGAGTTAATAAATCTCTCCGTGACAAGCGGATGCAGCAGGATTTTGGGTTTCAGTTAAGACTGTCATGCTGAATGTTGCTACCAGGAAGTGGAATAAGGATGAACTCCATGATGGATGATATGAACTTGATTCAGCAGGCACAGAGGCATCACTTAGTGGTTCGGGAGCTTGGGGAAGAGATTGATTTAGAAATTGGAGCTGGGGATGACGATCCTTCATTTGCTAACACCCCCCTTATTGTTGTTCCACCACGGGAACCTTCTGTTGAGGATCATGACGAGAGTAAGAATATGGTAATGGCTTCTCAACTCGCTAGTGATGATCAAGACATGTCAAAGGGACAACCagtaaaaaggaagaaaaaggttgTGAAAAGATGGAGAGAGGAATGGGCTGATACCTACAAATGGGCTTATGTTGATGTCAAGGAAGGGACAGCTAGGATTTTTTGCTCTGTGTGTAGAGAGTATGGTAGGAAGCATAGAAGAAACCCCTATGGAAACGAGGGCAGCCGGAATATGCAGATGAGCGCACTTGAGGAACACAACAATAGTTTGCTTCACAAAGAGGCACTTCGCCTTCAAATGGCCTCCAAGGATAAGGTCGTTGCTGACAAACCCATTTATGTCAAAGGTTAGCACGTTCTGctcaattttcttttagtttgcTTTGGAAGTTTCAAATAATGACCATCTGAATTCTGCATTAATTATTTGCAGAGTGTCTCCCAGGAAATTCTTTTCGTGAAGTTTCGTTATTGTTAATTTTCATGTTTATGAAAGTGGGCCTTGCGGTTAAGTTTGCATTTGGGATTTGTAATTTTTGAACTCGTTGCTGAATGAAAACTTTGGTTCAGTTGACTTATTTTTTGCGGTTCAGCATGCACATACCTAAATACTTCTTCTGGCATTAAATGGAGTTGTCAACATTAATTTGTTGATATTTGCACATTATTTACACCTTCATATGACTGAAAGAAATGAATTTTGagtttaaactttaatttgtaaatattttttcccgttttgttgatttttctttGGAATTACTCCTAAATGTAGCTCTTATGTCAAAAACGGCTGGATCGATTGTTGAAGCTGCACTGAAAAGGGATCCTCATGAGGTTGAGTTCATACAATCGGTGCATGAAGTGGTTCATGCTTTAGAAAGAGTGATTGCTAAAAATTCTCAGTGAGTTTCCTTCGGATGGTGTATTATTTTAGTCAAGCTGtttaacaaaaacaaagtcTTATTTCTGATTTCTGTAAAATTATTAAGTGGCTTTTTCTCTTTTCAGTTATGTAAACATCATGGAGCGCTTGCTAGAACCTGAGCGCACGCTTGTTTTTCGAGTTCCCTGGATGGATGATAGAGGTGAGACACATGTTAACCGAGGATTTCGAGTACAATTTAACCAGGCCTTGGGTCCATGTAGGGGTGGCTTCCGGTTTCATCCTTCTATGAACTTGAGCATTGCCAAGTTTCTTGGATTTGAACAGGTATTAGTTGTTTTCTTGAGTTCTTCTGAGTTGACTTGTCTTCTTTAGGTTGGGTCAAACTTTTTCCAAATCTTTTTCTTCCCATACCTCTGTTGATTTGTGTATTCTAGTGATTGGTGCTCATAAGAACACCAAGCTAAATACTAGTGGCGAGGTTAAACCCTTCAGATTGGAAGTGACTAAGTCTTGTGACGACTTTGCATTGTGCTATTTACCTTATGTACAGACTTTAAAGAATGCCTTGTCACCATACAAAATTGGAGGGGCAGCGGGAGGTAGTGATTTTGATCCAAAGGGAAAAAGTGATAATGAGGTAAAAGttttcaatttgttatatgttgtTATTCGTCATTTTTAGCCTCCTCAGAAGTTGTGAATGATTGTTTCTAAAATGGCAGGTTATGCGTTTTTGCCAAAGTTTTATGAATGAAATTTATCGTTATTTGGGTGTTGACAAGGTAACTTCAGGAAGATTACATtccataaataatatttttctccATATGGAATTTCGGTGTTGTATGCATGTCTGGTTTAATGCTGTATACACTTTAGGACCTTCCTTCAGAGGAGATGGGTGTTGGTACTCGAGAAATGGGATACCTTTTTGGACAATATAGACGTCTAACTGGTCACTTTCAGGTACCAGAAACACCGGTAACAAACTATTTCTGAATTTATCTTCTTACCTTTTGTGATGTAATTTAGTATCTAGATGCCATTGATGACATTGCTTTTTCTAAATCTGATGTAGGACCATAGGGTTATGGAAATTCGGAAAATagtaattaaataaacaatccTATTGTTCTTTTCTATCCTGACAAAGACTATTACTCCTTTCTATCCTGACAAAGTCTATTGTTCGTTTCTATCCGTATGAAAGTTAAGATTATGCTTATCTTTTTATCATGGGAAGATAATTAAGTGATATGTCTTTATCTATTTAGTGTTCTTTTCTATCTGTACAAAAGTAAAGTTTCTGCTTAAGTGTTTCTCATGGGAAGAAACTTAAGTAATGTCTTTATGTTTTTATATGCATGCCTTACTTATGCAGGGAAGTTTTACAGGGCCAAGGATATTTTGGTCTGGCTCTAGCCTTCGAACTGAAGCTACCGGATATGGACTGGTAACTAATATCACAACTTTCCCTTGCTCGTGTTTAggctttctctttttctttttcaatttttgattttttggtgaCAACTTACTAGATATGTCTATTTTTTGTGGGTATTATAAGCTCCCTATgtaattttcctcttcatttcCGATGATGTGAACAAAGTTCCCATGCTTCTCCAGGTTTTCTTTGCACAACTCCTACTTGCAGACCTCAATAAAGATTTCAAAGGATTAAGGTACCTTTTACCAAACTTTCAgaagttttaaaattttcacGAAACACCATAGGATATTGACATAAACAGCACATGGGAGTTCTTTCTGTTTATGTAGCCTTTTGAAGAATCCAATCCTGTTCAACATATCTTTGAATTTTTGTATACATATCTATGTATTTGTGTCCACAAGAGAGAATGTATAATTTGTGATTGCTTAAAGGTTATTTTGAAGATGTCTTTATAAATTTCCCTCCAGGTGTGTTGTAAGTGGTTCTGGAAAGATTGCATTGCATGTCCTGGAGAAGCTTATTGCATATGGCGCGATTCCGATTACAGTTTCCGGTATTTTCTTATAACAAGTATTTTTGGAGCTACTTGAATGATGTCTTTTGATGGAAATTTTTAGTAATATACATATCTGGTATGAATGTTTGACATGAAAAAATTTCCATTTGTCATACCAGTCATGTGTAGTAACTACTTGAACTCTGACATGATTTACTTGCTAAGaatgtttaaattttaaatgtttgaCGTGATCATAGTGATGAATGATCTGGAGAACAATCATATTGTCAACAATGTTCCTAGCACTTCTTCATCCAAAAGATTATAAAAACAATGAACTTAGCACTTAAGTTAAAACCAGTGTGTGCTAGGAGTCAGTTTGTTTGTATCTTCTGTGGCCTTGAATGGTTTTGTATCTTGGGTTGTAAAGATGATATGTTAACATCTGTGGCTGTATTTGGATCGAAATAACAAAATGAATTAGTTTTCTGATTGCATctgaagaaagagaaaatatatGAAGAGCGAGAGTACTTGTCCTGTGAATGTGGTGTTAAATTCTTTTTCCCCCCACAATTATTATATGCGGAAATATTGGCTATTTCATATTCTAGTTCCATGCTTTATTTAGATTACCTAGGGCTTTGTGTCAGGAAGTTAGGATTTTCGAAGTTGTAAACATTTAGAgtgaattttcccaaaaaaaaaaaaaaaaaaaaacatttagagtGAATAAGACTGGTTATTGACATTTAATAACACACATGGCTTTTATCTGCAATTTATTGCATATAGACTCGAAGGGTTATTTGGTGGATGATGAAGGATTTGATTACATGAAAATATCATTTTTGAGGGAGATCAAAGCTCAACAGAGAAGTTTGAGGTCTGTGTTTCTTGTCATCTGTTTTGCATCTGTTTATCAAATCGCTTGGTATAGTTACCTTCAGGGGTTCATTGGTTTTACATCTCATCTGCAGAGACTATTCAAAGACTTATGCTCGATCTAAGTATTACGATGAAGCTAAACCTTGGACTGAAAGGTGTGATGTTGTGTTTCCTTGTGCTACCCAGAACGAAATTGATCAGACTGATGCCATTAATCTGGTTAATTCAGGATGTCGTATACTAGTAGAAGGTATTGATTACTGGTAACAACTGGCAtagtctttttttaatttttttcatttgttttcatAATCATTAACGTTAGCCCTGTAACACCTATTATTTGTTGTTCTTTTCTTGTATCTAGGTTCAAACATGCCTTGTTCACCTGATGCTGTTGATATTCTGAGAAAAGCTAATGTTTTAATCGCTCCTGCAGTGGCAGCTGGTTCTGGTGGAGTATGTGCTTGAATGATGCTATTATGAACTTTATACGTATCATGTTTTTATTTAGTCCAAAATGTTTTTGTTTGGTCCAAATTTATGCCAAGTTCAAGCCAAGCTTGTCTGTTTATGAAAATATGGAATTCTTCGGTCCAGACTCCAAAGAAAAAGGGAATTCAGTAGTACTAGCGCATGAGATCATTCAACATCAAAGTTTCTGTTAAGAATATAAGAATCTCACATCGAGTATTCTAATCCATCTCTCTCGATAATGAAATCAGGAAGCTCTCATTTATCCTTTTACACATGGCATCAGAGGGGGCTGTTCATCCATGCGTTAGGTTCAGTCATTCATGCTCAGCATCACCCAATATAACTTATTCACATTTTTGGCCTTGTGAATGGGTGcattaaatacaaaaatatcacGTCGGGTATTCTAAGCTTGCTTctaatatatgaaaatatgggCCTCCAgttattgccaattggttttgggCTCAATACTTCAATTTTAGCATGCTTGAAAATTCTACGAAGTGACATTTgggaattaaaatttaattatttttgtcagTATGGCTTCTGattatcttcttcttttccttaaATTTATGTTCTCCCCTTGTTGATTAATGGTAGCAGGTGGTTGCTGGAGAATTTGAATTGAACCATGAGTGTAATTCAGTGAACTGGTCCCCCGAGGACTTTGAATCCAAATTACAGGTGACGCTGTGTATATTTTATCTTGCTGGTATAAATGTTAACAGTAAGTAGTTGTAGGAGTTTTTAAATACGAAACTTTCATCATTGGAAGCTGAGAGGAATGTAAAGTTTGCTCTCGAAGGTTTGACCtggtatgtttttgtttttctgtatGATTTCTGATTTGCATCGTAACTCTCAGGAATCAATGAAACAGACTTACCAGAGAACCCTCAAAGCTGCGGCTGACTTTGGTTACCAGAAAGAAAGTCCTGAGTAAGTGCTTTATCGTATTGATGCTTGCCTACTCTTTTCCTCTTGAATCTTTGAAGAAAGTAGATAGCTTCTGTTGTTGTTGTGACTTTTGCGCTGGCTATGTAAAAGTTGCGTACTGTTAACGTTAAACACTCCAAGAAGCAATTTTTCTTACATGCTTGACAGGTCTTTGGTCCACGGAGCCATCATTTCTGCTTTTCTGACTATTGCTCAAGCCATGACTGATCAAGGATGTGTATAGAGCAGAAGAATATTGTACAATTACTCCCATGTTCCTCAAAGCTGATCGGTGTCATGAAGAATGAAAAATTCTCAGAGGTGCGCATACAGTAGATCCTTATTGGCTTTACCGTGCCGATTTCAAGATCAAGGTGGTATTTCAGATATACAAGGTTCCATTGTAACATAAAAATGTGTAATGTTGAAATAGCCGTGACTCGGAAAGAGCGAGGACAAATTATAATCGGCGGAGTGCAAGTGAAAATTGTCTAGTAGGTGAGTGGGATGGGGTAGGAAGGGCGTCAAATGTTTCATAGCAGGAAGCACTTGTGGATTGACTCGGCTGAGATTTCATCAAGTATTTATTGCCTGTCTTGTGGAATATTTGGATACTGAACTGAAGTTGGAAATAAAATTGGCATATTTATCGATTTGCCCCCCAACACTTATATAGAGTTGTCAATTTTCCGTGAACTTTAAATTTAGCCAATTTCCCCCCCTAAGTATTGAGCTTCAGAAAGTATGACCGAAATATCACTatcaaaattcatccaaattgTGAGTAACGAGTATTCGAACAAATGTAAAACCACAAGTTTACCAACCGTGAAGcagttattttatattttgcaACATCATATCTTCTCCCTCGGCTCTCTACAAAGAAAATCATAGTCATAAAACCTACAATCTCCTCTTTGTCCTCGACGCCTAAAGTAAAGCATGAAATACATATGAAGACAGCCAAAACTAGGCACATTGTTCATCAGATGATGCGCTCTCATTCTGTTGTTTTTAGATCTAGTTATTGACCCTCTTCGAAGAGTGAGTTGATGAGTCCGACTTCTCAGCCAAATAGTGTTCCAGCATATCATCTTCGTCATCTGCCATTAACCACAAGACAAGATGATTTCTTCATCAGATTGTGAACACAAAGGATTCCTTCACAACAAAATTCAGTGATTCGACTGATTTTGGTCTCATCAACATAAGACTACATGTGCTATAAGGAGAGTGAATCACCTTCAAAATCATCAGAATCGAAGTCAATCTCGTCCTCATCCTCTTCATCGGACCCTTCAGAGGCTGGAGCTGCACCTTTCTATGGTGTGAGGAAAAGTCACTCGTATTACTTTTTATTCTTTGAAACTAAGCCATTATATGTTCCAACAATAAAATCCTCACATGTAATAACCCAAAACCTCCCCTCGTATTAACCCTAAATAATATACCATGAAACTAACTCAACCATCAAATCAGACCAGTAACGCATTAGTTTAGTTTTCGCTGTATTTACTTGTTTTTGGGAAAACTGAACAATGTAAGATGTAGGTAAAGTTTAGGGTAAAATAAATTACCACAGCATGTCTTCCGGTTTCAAACCACTGTCTACCTGTGAGCCTCTTTTCCTTGGGTGCTGAAAGTGCAGCGTCAGGCATTAACCTTGGAAATTAATCACCATTCGtcagaaatgaaaataaagactTCAAGCAGAAATATATGATGATCTACTATTGGGAAATTGTTAACTTTCAAGAAGGATTCCTTGGaatttatatatttctttttgaaCGGAAAGTCTTGGTTAAGGGGCTAATGAACCGTCGCAGcttcttttttccttcttttctcatACCAAACTTTTTTAGTATGATTTGAACCTACAACTAAACCTAACCATCCCACCGCATAACCTGCTAAACAAAGACCTGGCTCTTGTATAtgtctcttctctctctaatgTCATGTCTATCATGTACAACATAATGTCCTAAAGTACATGTAGAAATGAATTCCGCATCTCATGCCTCTCCAGCATAATTAGATCTTTCTTCCCAAAATGTAGAACTTTTTGGTGAAAAGATATCAGAAACAAAAACATCTGTACGAACCGATATTAGTGATCCCCACTTTCACATGCTTTATAATGACAAAATTACTGAGAGTTAACGAAGAAAACCTTATTGAAATTATACAACGATAATACTTACTTGGCTCGTTCCAGGGCCAACTCTGCTTCAAACATCTCTCTCCATGCCAGAAATGTTTCAACTGTAACTGGTTCTCCATGTGGTATGATTACCTAAAACAGGAAGGAGCAGGAAAGTAAGAAGCAGCTCCTGGAGACAATCTTTTTCAGGTGAACAATCCTTACCAGAGATGCAAACATGCAACTTTGAATGAAAAAAGTAAATCCCATCGGAAAGTGTGAAGCTGATTATGCATTTTTTCACTAATATTCACAACCAACTGCATCAAATTCACGCCGAAAATTGCAAGATGCAGAAGAGAAAAGATGGACACCCTTTGAAAAAGTATGGTTAATCTTCTAGAAGCTTCACCTTTCCAGATACACTACTCATCCAGaccaaggagaaagaaagagggTCTCTTAGAGAGAATAGCTAGCAGTTCTATTGACAACCCCAATGATTTCATGACTTAACTTCTTCCAGCTATCTTTAGACATGTAAAAGCCTCAGCAAGACTTAAATACATACAAGCGACACCGACACCGGAGTGTGAATAACTAACTAGCACATTGTACATTCAACTATCTCCCAAGGACATTGAGTCAAACAGGTTTGCAAGGTTTTGGGATCTTGAATGTATAGTTTTCAAGGAATAGTAGGACGTAAACTCCATTTATTCTTAGAGACTAAGAAAGAAAATAGCCACAAGATGATTAGATATGAAGACGTAGGACAAAAGGCATACATCATCCTTTGCTGCTTCTTCTGCTTCAGCATCCTCAAGACTAGTGTCTTGACAATATTGTTCAGAAAGCCATTCCTTGGCTGATGTAACTAGTGTGTAGATCATAGCCATACCAAGGTTTTCAGATGCCTGTAAAAATATAGATATTGAATCAAAGTCTGCAAATCAGATAACTTCACATCATCTATAGGACAGATAAAAAATATGCTCACTAATCTTTACATGTATTAGGACAGATAAAAAACGACACAACAAAAAGCTGCATAGAGAATTAAAGAGTACCCAAAATTACCTCTTGCAGAAGCTTTTCTTTCAAAATTCTTAGATGTTCTCCTTGTATACCGCGTAAACTAGAGGGAAAAAAATCAACCATTAGAATAGTTCCTCATAAAGCATCATGCATCCGCACTTCTGACTTTCCCACAGCCTTACTTAATAACACAATACCGACGGAACAGTTATATCTGAACAATAATATTTTTTCTCaaacttctttcttttctttttagtaGTATTTATATATGCAGTTACAAGAAGGTACTAAGTAGAACTTGTATTTGCTTTGTCCAGAAGAAAAAGGGCAATGAAAATGATCAAGTTCTTTCCATCATTACGAACAATGAAGAGTGGAGAATAGCACGATTTTGTGCCATACCTATTCAAATTCAAAAGTGGAGGTTCATCTGGGTATCTTTCTGTGTGTGAGAAAATCAAAGCCAGCTGAACTGAAACAGAAGTTTCCAAAACAGCTTATGTCCAAATGAAATGTAAAa
Protein-coding sequences here:
- the LOC114822777 gene encoding uncharacterized protein isoform X1, coding for MLLPGSGIRMNSMMDDMNLIQQAQRHHLVVRELGEEIDLEIGAGDDDPSFANTPLIVVPPREPSVEDHDESKNMVMASQLASDDQDMSKGQPVKRKKKVVKRWREEWADTYKWAYVDVKEGTARIFCSVCREYGRKHRRNPYGNEGSRNMQMSALEEHNNSLLHKEALRLQMASKDKVVADKPIYVKALMSKTAGSIVEAALKRDPHEVEFIQSVHEVVHALERVIAKNSHYVNIMERLLEPERTLVFRVPWMDDRGETHVNRGFRVQFNQALGPCRGGFRFHPSMNLSIAKFLGFEQTLKNALSPYKIGGAAGGSDFDPKGKSDNEVMRFCQSFMNEIYRYLGVDKDLPSEEMGVGTREMGYLFGQYRRLTGHFQVPETPGSFTGPRIFWSGSSLRTEATGYGLVFFAQLLLADLNKDFKGLRCVVSGSGKIALHVLEKLIAYGAIPITVSDSKGYLVDDEGFDYMKISFLREIKAQQRSLRDYSKTYARSKYYDEAKPWTERCDVVFPCATQNEIDQTDAINLVNSGCRILVEGSNMPCSPDAVDILRKANVLIAPAVAAGSGGQVVAGEFELNHECNSVNWSPEDFESKLQESMKQTYQRTLKAAADFGYQKESPESLVHGAIISAFLTIAQAMTDQGCV
- the LOC114822777 gene encoding uncharacterized protein isoform X3; this translates as MLLPGSGIRMNSMMDDMNLIQQAQRHHLVVRELGEEIDLEIGAGDDDPSFANTPLIVVPPREPSVEDHDESKNMVMASQLASDDQDMSKGQPVKRKKKVVKRWREEWADTYKWAYVDVKEGTARIFCSVCREYGRKHRRNPYGNEGSRNMQMSALEEHNNSLLHKEALRLQMASKDKVVADKPIYVKALMSKTAGSIVEAALKRDPHEVEFIQSVHEVVHALERVIAKNSHYVNIMERLLEPERTLVFRVPWMDDRGETHVNRGFRVQFNQALGPCRGGFRFHPSMNLSIAKFLGFEQTLKNALSPYKIGGAAGGSDFDPKGKSDNEVMRFCQSFMNEIYRYLGVDKDLPSEEMGVGTREMGYLFGQYRRLTGHFQGSFTGPRIFWSGSSLRTEATGYGLVFFAQLLLADLNKDFKGLRCVVSGSGKIALHVLEKLIAYGAIPITVSDSKGYLVDDEGFDYMKISFLREIKAQQRSLRDYSKTYARSKYYDEAKPWTERCDVVFPCATQNEIDQTDAINLVNSGCRILVEGSNMPCSPDAVDILRKANVLIAPAVAAGSGGVVAGEFELNHECNSVNWSPEDFESKLQESMKQTYQRTLKAAADFGYQKESPESLVHGAIISAFLTIAQAMTDQGCV
- the LOC114822777 gene encoding uncharacterized protein isoform X4: MLLPGSGIRMNSMMDDMNLIQQAQRHHLVVRELGEEIDLEIGAGDDDPSFANTPLIVVPPREPSVEDHDESKNMVMASQLASDDQDMSKGQPVKRKKKVVKRWREEWADTYKWAYVDVKEGTARIFCSVCREYGRKHRRNPYGNEGSRNMQMSALEEHNNSLLHKEALRLQMASKDKVVADKPIYVKALMSKTAGSIVEAALKRDPHEVEFIQSVHEVVHALERVIAKNSHYVNIMERLLEPERTLVFRVPWMDDRGETHVNRGFRVQFNQALGPCRGGFRFHPSMNLSIAKFLGFEQTLKNALSPYKIGGAAGGSDFDPKGKSDNEVMRFCQSFMNEIYRYLGVDKDLPSEEMGVGTREMGYLFGQYRRLTGHFQVPETPGSFTGPRIFWSGSSLRTEATGYGLVFFAQLLLADLNKDFKGLRCVVSGSGKIALHVLEKLIAYGAIPITVSDSKGYLVDDEGFDYMKISFLREIKAQQRSLRDYSKTYARSKYYDEAKPWTERCDVVFPCATQNEIDQTDAINLVNSGCRILVEGSNMPCSPDAVDILRKANVLIAPAVAAGSGGVVAGEFELNHECNSVNWSPEDFESKLQESMKQTYQRTLKAAADFGYQKESPESLVHGAIISAFLTIAQAMTDQGCV